A genomic window from Glycine soja cultivar W05 chromosome 10, ASM419377v2, whole genome shotgun sequence includes:
- the LOC114369201 gene encoding uncharacterized protein LOC114369201, whose translation MPPMKIQPIDVDSQKLAVIRNDAVKPVLKSRLKRLFVFDRQFSNVLKTSSTSSSEKPAAGEAPQSNTKDGAAEFEPSSVCLDKMVQSFIEESNEKPAPATAKCGRNRCNCFNGNNNDSSDEELDIFGDSVSSGSFCDASDALKSLIPCASVMERNLLADTSKIVDKNSKVYKRKDDLRKIVTESLSSLGYDSSICTSKWDKTPTCPAGEYEYIDVVVEGERLIIDIDFRSEFEIARSTGTYKAILQSLPFIFVGKSDRLCQIVAAVSEAAKQSLKKKGMHVPPWRKAEYILAKWLSSSCTRANPPSSSAVNDSTENLIDGRESECGELELIFGEKASSPKPETFPGGENSLPSVVTPTWQPPAVRVRSVERGAKVVTGLASLLRDKP comes from the exons ATGCCTCCGATGAAGATCCAACCAATCGACGTCGATTCACAGAAGCTCGCGGTGATCCGAAACGACGCCGTTAAGCCGGTGCTGAAGTCGCGCCTGAAGAGGCTCTTCGTGTTCGACCGTCAGTTCTCGAATGTGCTCAAGACTTCTTCGACTTCCTCGTCCGAGAAACCAGCCGCCGGCGAGGCTCCCCAGTCGAACACCAAAGACGGAGCGGCGGAGTTTGAACCGAGCTCCGTTTGCTTAGACAAAATGGTGCAGAGTTTCATCGAAGAGAGTAACGAGAAGCCCGCACCGGCCACCGCGAAATGCGGTCGCAACCGCTGCAACTGCTTCAACGGCAACAACAATGACAGCTCCGACGAGGAACTCGACATCTTCGGCGACTCAGTTTCCTCTGGCTCCTTCTGCGACGCCAGTGACGCACTCAAG agCTTGATTCCTTGCGCGAGTGTTATGGAGAGAAACCTCTTAGCTGACACATCGAAGATCGTTGACAAGAACAGCAAGGTTTATAAGCGGAAAGACGATTTGAGAAAGATCGTCACCGAAAGCCTTTCCTCTCTCGGTTACGATTCCTCCATTTGCACTTCGAAATGGGACAAAACCCCAACCTGCCCTGCCG GTGAATATGAATACATCGATGTGGTTGTGGAAGGTGAGAGGTTGATAATTGATATCGATTTCCGATCGGAGTTCGAGATAGCTCGATCGACGGGAACCTACAAGGCGATCCTTCAGTCTCTGCCGTTCATTTTCGTTGGAAAATCGGATCGACTCTGCCAGATCGTCGCCGCCGTGTCGGAGGCGGCGAAGCAGAGCTTGAAGAAGAAGGGGATGCACGTTCCGCCGTGGAGGAAGGCGGAGTACATTCTGGCCAAGTGGTTATCCAGCTCCTGCACCAGGGCGAATCCGCCATCGTCCTCCGCCGTCAATGACTCGACGGAGAACTTGATCGACGGCCGGGAGAGTGAGTGTGGTGAATTGGAACTGATCTTCGGCGAAAAAGCATCGTCGCCGAAGCCGGAGACTTTTCCCGGCGGTGAGAACAGCTTGCCATCGGTTGTGACGCCGACGTGGCAGCCACCGGCGGTGAGAGTGAGGAGTGTTGAGAGAGGTGCGAAGGTGGTCACCGGATTAGCCTCTCTTCTCAGGGACAAgccatag